One window of Rhodothermales bacterium genomic DNA carries:
- a CDS encoding Mur ligase family protein has translation MTWPEAEALLLDLPRFADQGSAAFKPGLERMHALLDAAGNPHERFRSVHVAGTNGKGSTASLVASIATAAGLRVGLHTSPHLHDLAERLRLDGVPAPHGWIADAVARLGSAFVATEPSFFEATVALSFLYFAEMDVDLAVIEVGLGGRLDATNVLRPDLALITHIGLDHADLLGDTLEAVAREKAGIAKPGVPLLTAAEGDGVAAAIRETAEARGATFVRVQDEVDVGRVDVQPDRLVMDLTTPMRTYAELEIGLPGRHQVWNAALAVRAAEHVVAAAAHDAAPIYEGLLKVRKHSGLTGRCELLCATPLILSDVAHNADGLRASLAFAGGLRRGQLHVLFGTMRDKDLHAMTDGMVEGDVIVLPVPLPSSRAVPLRLLREALLLRGLRVVDVGGVREGIDWFVRHAGAADSLLVTGSHLTVAAARTALGTRSTS, from the coding sequence ATGACCTGGCCCGAGGCCGAAGCCCTCCTGCTCGATCTCCCGCGCTTTGCCGACCAAGGCAGTGCGGCGTTCAAGCCGGGGCTGGAGCGGATGCACGCCCTCCTCGACGCGGCCGGCAATCCGCACGAGCGGTTCCGCAGCGTCCATGTCGCCGGCACGAACGGGAAGGGCTCGACGGCGTCCCTCGTCGCGTCGATCGCGACGGCGGCCGGGCTCCGCGTCGGGCTCCACACCTCGCCCCACCTCCACGACCTCGCCGAGCGCCTCCGCCTCGACGGTGTCCCCGCCCCGCACGGCTGGATCGCCGACGCCGTCGCCCGCCTCGGCTCCGCGTTCGTCGCCACGGAGCCGAGCTTTTTCGAAGCCACCGTAGCGCTCAGCTTCCTCTACTTTGCCGAGATGGACGTGGACCTCGCCGTCATCGAAGTCGGCCTCGGCGGGCGGCTCGACGCGACGAACGTGCTCCGGCCTGACCTCGCGCTCATCACCCACATCGGGCTCGACCACGCTGACCTGCTCGGCGACACGCTCGAAGCCGTGGCGCGGGAGAAGGCGGGCATCGCGAAGCCGGGCGTTCCGCTGCTGACGGCGGCCGAGGGCGACGGCGTCGCGGCGGCGATCCGCGAGACGGCCGAGGCGCGCGGCGCGACGTTCGTGCGCGTGCAGGACGAAGTCGACGTGGGCCGCGTGGACGTGCAGCCGGACCGGCTCGTCATGGACTTGACCACGCCGATGCGGACGTACGCGGAGTTAGAGATCGGGCTGCCGGGGCGGCACCAGGTGTGGAACGCCGCGCTCGCCGTACGTGCGGCGGAACACGTCGTGGCCGCAGCAGCGCATGACGCGGCACCGATTTACGAAGGGCTCTTGAAGGTGAGGAAACATAGCGGATTAACCGGCCGTTGTGAATTACTCTGCGCAACTCCTCTCATCTTGAGCGATGTGGCCCATAACGCAGATGGGCTGCGGGCCTCGCTCGCTTTCGCAGGGGGGCTCCGGCGTGGGCAACTCCACGTGCTCTTCGGCACGATGCGCGACAAAGACCTCCATGCGATGACCGACGGGATGGTCGAAGGAGACGTAATCGTCCTCCCGGTGCCCCTCCCTTCGTCCCGTGCCGTACCTTTACGTCTATTGCGGGAGGCGCTCCTCCTCCGCGGGCTACGCGTCGTCGACGTCGGCGGCGTCCGAGAAGGGATCGACTGGTTCGTTCGGCACGCGGGGGCGGCCGACAGCTTGCTCGTTACCGGATCTCACCTGACCGTCGCCGCGGCCCGCACCGCGCTCGGAACGCGCTCGACTTCCTAG
- a CDS encoding DUF2945 domain-containing protein, whose translation MSRFNNGDTVTWNWGSGTATGTVQESFTERVTRTIKGTEVTRDADVDNPAYLIEQDDGDRVLKSESELSAA comes from the coding sequence ATGTCACGCTTCAACAACGGCGACACCGTCACGTGGAACTGGGGCTCCGGCACCGCCACGGGCACCGTCCAAGAATCCTTTACCGAGCGCGTCACGCGCACCATCAAAGGCACCGAGGTCACGCGCGACGCCGACGTCGACAACCCCGCGTACCTCATCGAGCAGGACGACGGTGACCGCGTGCTGAAGTCGGAGAGTGAGTTGAGCGCGGCGTGA
- the rho gene encoding transcription termination factor Rho: protein MNITSLQRKKVAELQRIARDLDIPDYSHLRKEDLIYQILEANAVADADRDEDVAERRPSARGLRRSRPEASRPEAGQSESAAPKGAERAPRPSEPRAEPAPPPQAREQRPRRTERRGRDRGRQPISDAYPAYMRDFDPSKTPLEGMLRKVGVLEILPDGYGFLRSAEFNYLPSADDIYVSPSQIKRFSLQKGDTVDGEIRPPKEGQRFFALIRVNSINDREPDAVVERVDFDHLTPLFAEEPLRLETTADEYSTRIMDLFCPIGKGQRGLIVAQPKTGKTILLQKIANAITTNYPNVHLLILLVDERPEEVTDFERNVEGEVIASTFDEEAARHVEVADVVLEKAKRLVESGRDVVVLLDSITRLARAHNAVFTGQGRTMSGGLEAGALRGPKRFFGSARAVEEGGSLTIIGTALVDTGSRMDDVIFEEFKGTGNMELVLSRELANRRIYPAIDILKSGTRREELLVPEEKLQRIHILRRFLADMNPTEAMTFLLDRMRGTKSNVEFLATMNS from the coding sequence ATGAACATCACCTCCCTTCAGCGCAAAAAGGTCGCCGAGCTGCAACGGATCGCCCGCGACCTCGACATCCCGGACTACTCGCACCTCCGCAAAGAGGACCTGATCTACCAGATCCTCGAGGCCAACGCCGTCGCCGACGCCGACCGCGATGAAGACGTGGCTGAGCGGCGCCCTTCGGCGCGCGGCCTCCGCCGCAGCCGGCCCGAGGCCAGCCGCCCCGAAGCCGGCCAGTCCGAGTCCGCCGCGCCGAAGGGCGCCGAGCGCGCGCCGAGGCCGAGCGAGCCGCGTGCCGAGCCAGCACCACCGCCCCAGGCCCGCGAGCAGCGCCCACGCCGGACCGAGCGCCGCGGGCGCGACCGGGGTCGGCAGCCTATCTCGGACGCGTACCCGGCCTACATGCGCGACTTCGACCCCTCGAAGACGCCGCTCGAAGGGATGCTCCGCAAAGTCGGCGTGCTCGAAATCCTCCCCGACGGTTACGGCTTCCTCCGCTCCGCCGAGTTCAACTACCTCCCCTCCGCCGACGACATCTACGTCTCGCCGTCGCAGATCAAGCGGTTCAGCCTCCAGAAAGGCGACACCGTCGACGGCGAGATCCGACCGCCGAAAGAGGGCCAGCGCTTCTTCGCGCTCATCCGCGTCAATTCCATCAACGACCGCGAGCCCGACGCCGTCGTCGAGCGCGTGGACTTCGACCACCTCACGCCGCTCTTCGCCGAGGAGCCGCTGCGGCTGGAGACGACGGCAGACGAGTACTCGACGCGGATCATGGACCTCTTCTGCCCCATCGGGAAGGGCCAGCGCGGGCTCATCGTGGCGCAGCCGAAGACGGGCAAGACGATCCTCCTCCAGAAGATCGCGAATGCGATCACGACGAACTACCCCAACGTCCACCTCCTCATCCTGCTCGTCGACGAGCGGCCCGAGGAAGTGACCGACTTCGAGCGCAACGTCGAGGGCGAGGTCATCGCCTCGACCTTCGACGAGGAGGCGGCGCGGCACGTCGAGGTGGCGGACGTGGTGCTGGAGAAGGCGAAGCGGCTCGTCGAGAGCGGGCGCGACGTCGTCGTCCTGCTCGACTCGATCACGCGGCTCGCGCGGGCGCACAACGCCGTGTTCACCGGGCAGGGCCGGACGATGTCGGGCGGGCTCGAGGCCGGCGCGCTCCGCGGGCCGAAACGGTTCTTCGGCAGCGCCCGCGCCGTCGAGGAAGGCGGCTCGCTGACGATCATCGGGACGGCGCTCGTGGACACCGGCAGCCGGATGGACGACGTGATCTTCGAGGAGTTCAAGGGCACCGGCAACATGGAGCTCGTGCTCAGCCGCGAGCTCGCGAATCGCCGGATCTACCCCGCCATCGACATCCTCAAAAGCGGGACGCGGCGCGAGGAGCTCCTCGTTCCCGAAGAGAAGCTGCAGCGGATCCACATCCTCCGCCGCTTCCTCGCCGACATGAACCCGACCGAGGCCATGACCTTCCTCCTCGACCGGATGCGCGGCACGAAGAGCAACGTCGAGTTCCTCGCCACGATGAACTCGTAG
- a CDS encoding ferritin-like domain-containing protein, whose product MSDLIRSHTEPQLDAASPQLDSRASRRSFLKLAGIGGVVLVAAGCDSDTPDPIVPGDFGTITGTVTDSETGEGIADVLISFDDDGIPRTVMTQEDGSFTIEEFPVGTFTLVASTNGFVTDMTEVTVTDGGTATTAFVLAPGGPLELSFAGRTGVLNYAYALEQLEAAFYAAVVADPAFGTIFNADEQNVLNDLLAHEVAHREFFQAKILEQGGTPIRGLRTDFSAVNFGDRTSVLETARTFEDLGVAAYNGAGVLINQVDPLVNAGEIVSVEARHAAAIRDIIDPNNFAFDELFAGGDDLGGFSIERSLSPTQVLTAAAPFIQNEITPTGL is encoded by the coding sequence ATGTCTGACTTGATTCGCTCCCACACCGAGCCCCAGCTTGACGCGGCCTCGCCCCAGCTTGACTCGCGAGCCAGCCGACGCTCCTTCCTGAAGCTCGCCGGCATCGGCGGAGTCGTCCTCGTCGCCGCCGGCTGTGACTCCGATACGCCCGACCCCATCGTCCCCGGCGACTTCGGCACCATCACCGGGACCGTCACCGACTCGGAGACCGGCGAGGGCATCGCCGACGTCCTGATCTCCTTCGACGACGACGGCATCCCCCGCACCGTGATGACGCAGGAGGACGGGTCCTTCACGATTGAGGAGTTCCCGGTGGGGACGTTTACCCTCGTCGCGTCCACGAACGGCTTCGTCACGGACATGACGGAGGTCACGGTGACCGACGGTGGGACCGCAACGACGGCCTTCGTCCTTGCGCCCGGCGGCCCGCTCGAACTCAGCTTCGCGGGGCGTACCGGCGTGCTCAACTACGCCTACGCGCTCGAACAACTCGAAGCCGCCTTCTACGCCGCCGTCGTCGCGGACCCCGCGTTCGGCACCATCTTCAACGCCGACGAGCAGAACGTCCTCAACGACCTCCTCGCACACGAGGTCGCCCACCGCGAGTTCTTCCAGGCGAAGATCCTCGAGCAGGGCGGGACGCCCATCCGCGGGCTCCGGACGGACTTCTCCGCCGTCAACTTCGGCGACCGGACGAGCGTGCTCGAGACGGCGCGGACCTTCGAGGACCTCGGCGTCGCGGCTTATAACGGAGCCGGCGTCCTCATCAACCAGGTGGACCCCCTCGTGAACGCCGGCGAGATCGTGTCCGTTGAGGCGCGCCACGCCGCGGCCATCCGCGACATCATCGACCCGAACAACTTCGCGTTCGACGAGCTGTTCGCCGGCGGCGACGACCTCGGAGGGTTTTCCATCGAGCGGTCGTTGTCCCCCACTCAAGTGCTCACAGCAGCCGCGCCGTTCATCCAAAACGAAATCACGCCCACCGGCCTGTAA
- the tsaE gene encoding tRNA (adenosine(37)-N6)-threonylcarbamoyltransferase complex ATPase subunit type 1 TsaE produces MTAALTDLLPAESASPDETVALGQRLAGVLQPGDVLALYGDLGAGKTHLVKGLCAGLGIPAASVSSPTFTLVNEYDGALPVYHIDAYRIERTEEFFELGYETYFFGDGVCLVEWPERVEPLVPDHALRLRLTHLGGDRRRIEVAR; encoded by the coding sequence ATGACCGCTGCCCTCACCGACCTCCTGCCTGCCGAGTCCGCCTCGCCTGATGAGACCGTCGCGCTCGGGCAGCGGCTCGCCGGCGTGCTGCAGCCCGGCGACGTGCTCGCGCTCTACGGAGACCTCGGCGCAGGCAAGACGCACCTCGTCAAAGGGCTTTGCGCCGGCCTCGGCATTCCCGCCGCGTCCGTCAGCTCGCCGACGTTCACGCTCGTTAACGAGTACGACGGCGCGCTCCCGGTCTACCACATCGACGCGTACCGGATCGAACGGACGGAGGAGTTCTTCGAGCTGGGCTACGAGACCTACTTCTTCGGCGACGGCGTCTGCCTCGTCGAGTGGCCGGAGCGGGTGGAGCCGCTCGTCCCGGACCACGCGCTCCGCCTACGGCTGACGCACCTCGGCGGGGACCGGCGGCGGATCGAGGTGGCGCGATGA
- a CDS encoding alpha/beta fold hydrolase, translating to MTLLYRCTLLLVLAATALPAAAQLPPLVDREVFFGDPEIAGGQLSPDGQYLSFLKPYDDVMNVWVKGIDESFDAARPLTADDRPVPGYFWSEDGRYVLYVQDKGGNENYHIYAVNPSAEADPATGVPPARDLTPLDDVRAQILATPQNSPNEIVVGLNDRDAAWHDVYRLNLETGERELVVENTERIAGWQTDLNGNVRLGLRIDPKGTTEVLRVGNDLSIEPEPVYTCSVEESCGPVRYHEDGRRVYMITNKGDRDLTELVLFDPATGEEAFVERDPEGQVDFGGALFSNATDELILTYYTGDRTRLYPKTDALAADLDFLRANLPDGELGLGSLTNDDRLMTVRVTRDVDPGSVYLFNREAQTVEKLYTSRPDLPVEHMANMQAIRYTARDGMEIPAYLTLPKGVEPTNLPTIIFPHGGPWARDTYGYDSFAQFLANRGYAVLQPNFRGSTGYGKAFLNAGNKEWGTGAMQHDLTDGVQYLIDEGIADAGRVGIMGGSYGGYATLAGVTFTPDLYAAAVDIVGPSNLITLLESIPPYWEAGRVIFHTRMGDPNTDEGRAQLEAQSPLNFADRITTPLLVIQGANDPRVKQREADQIVVALRDRDYPVQYLVAPDEGHGFRGEENRMAMMVSIETFLAEHLQGRAQEGAAPEIEAKLEAITVDPATVVVTDPMGAADMSAMTFDGAAVQPMAMTYNITMNVQGQEIALDNPTRTVAAVEYDGQPALAIVDRATLPPAMGGMAMADSFVVARADFAPLYRKLQQGPGTIVLTYSDSEVQGTMSQGGQSMPFTSALDLPIVADNNALEVALGTMPLAEGYTASFATYNPIPGQQGLATYTLDVTGMEEVTVPAGTYTAYVVEMDKADSTEDTTLYLDAESGVVVKSMSTLPAQAGGGTIIAELTGM from the coding sequence ATGACGCTGCTCTACCGCTGTACGCTTCTGCTCGTGCTCGCGGCGACCGCTTTGCCCGCCGCCGCCCAACTCCCCCCGCTCGTCGACCGCGAGGTGTTCTTCGGCGACCCCGAGATCGCCGGGGGCCAGCTCTCGCCCGACGGGCAGTACCTCTCGTTCCTCAAGCCCTACGACGACGTGATGAACGTCTGGGTGAAGGGGATCGATGAGTCGTTCGATGCGGCGCGCCCGCTCACGGCCGACGACCGCCCCGTCCCCGGCTACTTTTGGAGCGAAGACGGCCGCTACGTCCTCTACGTGCAGGACAAAGGCGGCAACGAGAACTACCACATCTACGCCGTCAACCCCTCTGCCGAGGCCGATCCGGCGACGGGCGTTCCCCCGGCGCGCGACCTCACCCCGCTCGACGACGTCCGCGCGCAGATCCTCGCGACGCCCCAGAACAGCCCGAACGAGATCGTCGTCGGCCTCAACGACCGCGACGCGGCGTGGCACGACGTCTACCGCCTCAACCTCGAAACGGGCGAGCGCGAGCTCGTCGTGGAGAACACAGAGCGGATTGCGGGCTGGCAGACGGACCTCAACGGGAACGTCCGCCTCGGCCTCCGCATCGACCCGAAGGGGACGACCGAGGTACTCCGCGTCGGCAACGACCTCTCCATCGAGCCGGAGCCGGTCTACACCTGCTCCGTCGAGGAGTCCTGCGGGCCCGTGCGCTACCACGAGGACGGCCGCCGCGTGTACATGATCACGAACAAGGGCGATCGCGACCTCACCGAGCTCGTCCTCTTCGACCCGGCGACGGGCGAGGAGGCCTTCGTCGAGCGCGATCCCGAGGGGCAGGTGGACTTCGGTGGCGCGCTCTTCTCGAACGCCACCGACGAGCTGATCTTGACCTATTACACCGGCGACCGGACGCGGCTCTACCCCAAGACCGACGCCCTCGCCGCCGATCTCGACTTCCTCCGCGCGAACCTCCCCGACGGCGAGCTCGGCCTCGGCAGCCTCACGAACGACGACCGGCTGATGACGGTCCGCGTCACGCGCGACGTCGACCCCGGCTCGGTCTACCTCTTCAACCGTGAGGCGCAGACCGTCGAGAAGCTCTACACCTCGCGGCCCGACCTCCCCGTCGAGCACATGGCGAACATGCAGGCCATCCGCTACACCGCCCGCGACGGCATGGAGATTCCGGCCTACCTCACGCTCCCGAAAGGCGTCGAGCCGACGAACCTCCCGACGATCATCTTCCCGCACGGCGGGCCGTGGGCGCGCGACACCTACGGCTACGACTCCTTCGCGCAGTTCCTCGCCAACCGTGGCTACGCCGTGCTCCAGCCCAACTTCCGCGGCTCGACGGGCTACGGCAAGGCGTTCCTCAACGCGGGCAACAAGGAGTGGGGCACGGGGGCGATGCAGCACGACCTCACCGACGGCGTGCAGTACCTCATCGACGAGGGCATCGCCGACGCTGGGCGCGTCGGGATCATGGGCGGCTCGTACGGCGGCTACGCCACGCTCGCGGGCGTGACGTTCACCCCGGACCTCTACGCCGCCGCCGTCGACATCGTCGGCCCGAGCAACCTCATCACGCTCCTCGAATCGATCCCACCGTACTGGGAAGCCGGCCGCGTGATCTTCCACACGCGGATGGGCGACCCGAACACGGACGAGGGCCGCGCCCAGCTCGAAGCGCAGAGCCCGCTGAACTTCGCCGACCGCATCACGACGCCGCTCCTCGTGATCCAGGGGGCCAACGACCCCCGCGTGAAGCAGCGCGAGGCCGACCAGATCGTCGTCGCCCTCCGCGACCGCGACTACCCCGTGCAGTACCTCGTCGCGCCCGACGAGGGCCACGGCTTCCGCGGGGAAGAGAACCGCATGGCGATGATGGTGTCCATCGAGACCTTCCTCGCCGAGCACCTCCAGGGCCGCGCGCAGGAAGGCGCCGCGCCCGAGATCGAGGCGAAGCTCGAAGCCATCACCGTGGACCCCGCGACGGTCGTCGTGACCGACCCGATGGGGGCGGCGGACATGAGCGCGATGACGTTCGACGGGGCCGCCGTCCAGCCGATGGCGATGACGTACAACATCACGATGAACGTGCAGGGGCAGGAGATCGCGCTCGACAACCCGACGCGGACTGTCGCAGCCGTCGAGTACGACGGGCAGCCCGCGCTCGCGATCGTGGACCGCGCGACGCTCCCGCCGGCGATGGGCGGGATGGCGATGGCGGACTCGTTCGTCGTCGCCCGTGCTGATTTCGCGCCGCTCTACCGGAAGCTCCAGCAGGGGCCGGGCACGATCGTGCTCACGTACTCGGACAGCGAGGTGCAGGGCACGATGTCGCAGGGCGGGCAGTCGATGCCGTTCACGAGCGCGCTCGACCTCCCGATCGTCGCCGACAACAACGCGCTCGAAGTCGCGCTCGGCACGATGCCGCTGGCGGAGGGCTACACGGCGTCGTTCGCCACGTACAACCCGATCCCCGGCCAACAAGGCCTCGCGACGTACACCCTCGACGTCACCGGGATGGAGGAGGTCACGGTCCCGGCCGGGACGTACACGGCGTACGTCGTCGAGATGGACAAGGCCGACTCCACCGAGGACACGACGCTCTACCTCGACGCCGAGAGCGGGGTGGTCGTGAAGTCGATGTCGACGCTACCCGCGCAGGCGGGCGGCGGCACCATCATCGCCGAGTTGACGGGGATGTGA
- a CDS encoding HAD family hydrolase yields MRFLFDMDGVLVDVSGSFRRAVIETTAALSGRTVTPADVQAYKDRGGYNNDWVLTHTLVREAGVEMPYAEVVDAFNLRYRGADWDGLIAEEPPLMQTATLERLASVGDLALVTGRQEREARWTLDRFGWARFFPVVVGMETQAGREKPDPYPLEVALERLGERGGSVIAPADAVYVGDTVDDMRAARAAGLRAVGVVPPYLPADAHRQTLLAAGAEVVIHDVNDVERAVRDL; encoded by the coding sequence ATGCGTTTCCTCTTCGACATGGACGGCGTGCTCGTCGACGTCTCCGGCTCGTTCCGCCGCGCCGTGATCGAGACGACGGCCGCCCTCTCCGGCCGCACGGTGACACCCGCCGACGTGCAGGCGTACAAAGACCGCGGCGGCTACAACAACGACTGGGTGCTCACGCACACGCTCGTCCGCGAGGCCGGCGTGGAAATGCCGTACGCCGAAGTCGTGGACGCCTTTAACCTCCGCTACCGGGGCGCGGACTGGGACGGACTGATCGCTGAGGAGCCGCCGCTGATGCAGACGGCGACGCTGGAACGGCTGGCTAGCGTGGGCGACCTCGCGCTCGTGACCGGGCGGCAGGAGCGCGAAGCGCGGTGGACGCTGGACCGCTTCGGCTGGGCGCGGTTCTTCCCCGTCGTCGTGGGGATGGAGACGCAGGCGGGGCGCGAGAAGCCGGACCCGTACCCGCTCGAAGTCGCCCTCGAACGACTCGGCGAGCGCGGCGGGAGCGTGATCGCCCCGGCCGACGCCGTCTACGTCGGCGACACCGTCGATGACATGAGAGCAGCGCGGGCGGCTGGGCTCCGCGCAGTGGGCGTCGTCCCGCCGTACCTCCCCGCCGACGCCCACCGGCAGACGCTCCTCGCCGCCGGCGCCGAAGTCGTCATCCACGACGTGAACGACGTCGAGCGCGCGGTCCGGGACCTGTAA
- a CDS encoding ferritin-like domain-containing protein, whose translation MNPIKTDTPTATASDLLSDVLTEEASLENTRRAALRSLGKVGLGLAFASAPATLFASAARAQSNPRTVSDVLLFALTLEYLERNFYNTALDSKTLSMPDDVRAFYEIVADHESDHVDFLIAQIAGDQNPAPPDPPVPDFDFTAGGTLDPFNDYPTFLLLSQAFEDTGVRAYKGQVPFLIDASAVLTAALGIHSVEARHASKVRRLRGSQGWIPFDESPAPAVAAVYAGMNQTVKYNIDVPAVSGIGAEQVTEAWDEPLTTEEVLNIVAPFIVGDNPLTGRNRR comes from the coding sequence ATGAATCCCATCAAGACCGATACCCCCACGGCGACCGCCTCCGACCTGCTCTCCGACGTGCTGACGGAGGAGGCCTCCCTGGAGAACACCCGCCGCGCCGCCCTCCGCAGCCTCGGCAAAGTCGGCCTCGGGCTCGCGTTCGCGTCTGCCCCGGCCACGCTGTTCGCCTCCGCCGCCCGTGCCCAGTCGAACCCGCGCACCGTCTCCGACGTGCTCCTGTTCGCCCTCACGCTCGAGTACCTCGAGCGGAACTTCTATAACACGGCGCTCGATTCGAAGACGCTCTCCATGCCAGATGACGTTCGGGCCTTTTACGAGATCGTCGCGGATCACGAGTCCGATCACGTCGATTTCCTCATCGCTCAGATCGCGGGCGATCAGAATCCCGCGCCCCCGGATCCTCCCGTCCCGGATTTCGACTTCACGGCCGGGGGCACGCTGGACCCGTTCAACGACTACCCGACGTTCCTGCTCCTCTCGCAGGCGTTCGAGGACACCGGCGTCCGGGCGTACAAGGGGCAGGTCCCCTTCCTTATCGATGCCAGCGCGGTGCTGACGGCCGCGCTCGGCATCCACTCCGTCGAGGCGCGCCACGCCTCGAAGGTGCGCCGCCTCCGCGGCTCGCAGGGGTGGATCCCGTTCGACGAGTCGCCGGCTCCGGCCGTCGCGGCGGTCTACGCCGGGATGAACCAGACGGTGAAGTACAACATCGACGTGCCGGCCGTCTCCGGCATCGGGGCCGAGCAGGTCACCGAGGCGTGGGACGAGCCGCTCACCACCGAGGAAGTGCTCAACATCGTCGCCCCGTTCATCGTAGGAGACAACCCGCTGACCGGCCGCAACCGCCGCTAA
- a CDS encoding response regulator, with protein sequence MADSRRILWADDEIDLLRPHILFLEAKGFDVTSVTNGADAVDKVREQRFDVVFLDEQMPGMGGLDALGEIKDVSPETPVVMITKSEEEHIMEDAIGQQIADYLIKPVNPKQILLTCKRLLEGGRLREEKASQNYLQSFGQLSAEINSGLDWKGWTEVYSELVRYGLELDADDAARQILDDQYRDANREFGRFIEEVYPGWIGQAKDGDTTDRPPLSHEVLPKWVLPHLDGGKPVLFFLIDCMRFDQWLEFERLLYPLFNVEKDWHCSLLPTATPYSRNAIFGGLLPIDLATRYPQFWQHDNGDEHSLNQFEAEFLGELLKRKHKRDARVRYEKITNAETGIALADSITDLAQHDLAAVVVNFVDILAHSRSDSNVLKEIAPDERAYRALTRTWFEHSWLYRAFEELAQQDVTIVITTDHGAIRSLHATKVIGDRETSTSLRYKHGRNLKCDERHAIFVREPETYGLPRTGLNENYIFAKEDYYFVYPTNYHRYLNHYKDTFQHGGASLEEMILPVVTLRPR encoded by the coding sequence ATGGCAGACTCCCGCCGCATCCTCTGGGCCGACGACGAGATCGACCTCCTCCGGCCCCACATCCTCTTCCTCGAAGCCAAAGGGTTCGACGTGACGAGCGTCACGAACGGCGCCGACGCCGTGGACAAGGTGCGCGAGCAGCGCTTCGACGTCGTCTTCCTCGACGAGCAGATGCCGGGGATGGGCGGGCTCGACGCCCTCGGCGAGATCAAAGACGTGTCGCCCGAGACGCCCGTCGTGATGATCACGAAGAGCGAGGAGGAGCACATCATGGAGGACGCGATCGGGCAGCAGATCGCCGACTACCTCATCAAGCCGGTCAACCCGAAGCAGATCCTCCTCACCTGCAAGCGGCTCCTCGAAGGCGGCCGGCTGCGCGAAGAGAAAGCGTCGCAGAACTATCTCCAGTCGTTCGGCCAGCTCTCGGCCGAGATTAACAGCGGGCTCGACTGGAAAGGCTGGACCGAGGTCTACAGCGAACTCGTCCGCTACGGGCTCGAGCTCGACGCCGACGACGCCGCTCGCCAGATCCTCGACGACCAGTACCGAGACGCCAACCGCGAGTTCGGCCGGTTCATTGAAGAGGTGTATCCTGGATGGATCGGGCAGGCGAAGGACGGCGACACGACCGACCGGCCGCCGCTCTCGCACGAGGTCCTCCCGAAGTGGGTGCTCCCCCACCTCGACGGCGGCAAGCCCGTGCTCTTCTTCCTCATCGACTGCATGCGCTTCGACCAGTGGCTGGAGTTCGAGCGCCTGCTCTACCCCCTCTTCAACGTCGAGAAGGACTGGCACTGCTCGCTCCTCCCGACGGCCACGCCGTACTCCCGCAACGCCATCTTCGGCGGACTCCTCCCCATCGACCTCGCCACACGCTACCCGCAGTTCTGGCAGCACGACAACGGCGACGAGCACTCGCTCAACCAGTTCGAGGCCGAGTTCCTCGGCGAGCTCCTCAAGCGGAAGCATAAGCGCGACGCCCGCGTCCGCTACGAGAAGATCACGAACGCCGAGACCGGCATCGCCCTCGCCGACAGCATCACCGACCTCGCCCAGCACGACCTCGCCGCCGTCGTCGTCAACTTCGTCGATATCCTCGCCCACAGCCGCTCCGACTCGAACGTGCTCAAGGAGATCGCCCCGGACGAGCGCGCCTACCGTGCCCTCACGCGGACGTGGTTCGAGCACAGTTGGCTCTACCGGGCTTTCGAAGAGCTGGCCCAGCAGGACGTCACGATCGTCATCACGACGGACCACGGCGCGATCCGTAGCCTCCACGCCACCAAAGTCATTGGCGACCGCGAGACCTCAACGAGCCTCCGCTACAAGCACGGCCGCAACCTCAAGTGCGACGAGCGCCACGCCATCTTCGTCCGGGAGCCGGAGACGTACGGCCTCCCGCGCACCGGCCTGAACGAGAACTACATCTTCGCGAAGGAGGACTACTACTTCGTCTACCCGACGAACTACCACCGCTACCTCAACCACTACAAAGACACGTTCCAGCATGGCGGGGCCTCGCTCGAAGAGATGATCCTTCCCGTCGTCACGCTGCGTCCGCGCTAG